TTTATAACAGACTAATATCAGGTTTACGACTCGCAACTGTTGGACTGTTTTTAGAGTTTCAACGTTTCAGtcctttttaatcattttattccAGCAGTTTGAGTCATTTCACAGCATTCAACATAACATTTTTGCTATTTCTCTCAACACATACGATATTAACATAAATCAACGCTATTAGCAATGAAAGCAAATGAGCTTGACAGCTAGTGCCTCATGATATCAAACCAACATGCAATAATGTCACCGGGCATCACAATGACACCATCAATAAAAACTGACGTtaagtgaggttttttttttggctttctgACTTGTTGCCACCAGGTTCGACGTAATTATGAAATAATGAAGAGAAACTGGATCCAGTGTAGTGAAGCTCCATCTAACTGGACAAACATTAACCTGCATGAAGGCACAGTGGAAACAGTTAATCGCAACGTGAACCACATTATAAAATCGATGCCTTTAAAGATGTGAGTGATTTGAATGGAGACGAGAATCTGAGTGAACACTGTTACATTGGGCTGTATTTCTGACGCCTCGAATGACGTTTGATGGTTGCAGTTGATTCAGCAGCACTGAACGTGACCACGGCCATGTTACTGCCTCTGGACCATAAACCGCAGCGTGCTGAATGATTTAGCGTCGAGCGGAGGAACTACTTTCTTCTCCCATTGTTTTCCATTATTCCCTTGTATTTTAAACAAGGGGAGATCTGGAGGGGTTAATAAATACAGCCCCCTCGGATCTGCTGATTCATGTTGATTGTAGAGGGGGATGAAATCTACTTCAGCATCACACCTGtcaaaactcatcaaataaatgtaattttaaatcTCAGTACAGTAAAAACCACCAACTTAGATCAGTCAAGCATCATGGCTGTTGTAAATAGTTCCTCTGCTCACGCCTGTGCACATGAGTATTAAAAACAATGGTGGcatccagagtgtcatgactcccagtcatATTCTGCTGGGACTTTGCAGTTTTATGGTCAGTTTAGACAATACCTCAGATCAGATCATTGCGATTTTCAGCGTTTACATGAAGAATtttaatttctctttatttGCCTCTTGTGGTTATTGTTGTTCCTAGAGATTTATACTACACCATATATTTCGATTCATACTGGGTCACCTAATCAATTATTTGCTAACCGTTCACACAGATCTACATGTCACATGACCCGAAGAGCTCGATCGGTGACCCATATATTGACGGGAACGCaaaaaagcttcagaaaacactgaaaaaacaaaccgGTTCAGGTTGTTGgtcatgaaattaaaaaaaaacaaactatcatCTTGTGTCCTTTGAAGAGTTTTTAGCATTTCGATGAGCATCACAGAGGACAACGAGCTGCAGATCTTTACAAGGAAGAAGCCTAAAGAGACAGATTTGCGGTGGTGTTGAGGAGTGACGGTGGGTAACTGACTCAGCTCGTGCGCCTGGTTTTTGCTTCGGGACGCTATTAAACTGCAGTTTGTAGGTCAGACTGCTGCTTTAAaataggggtgtcaaacataagaacCACGGGCCAAAGTTGGGCCAGAGGAGGCTCCAGTCCAGTCTGCCAAACCAAGTAAATtgaaaaaatttcaaagaagacagtgattttgttaaaaaagaGATTTCTTAAGAACACAACACCTGAGCTGAAAAATCAATAATGccgccatgaaagctagctacctCGTAGCAAACTAatattagcctcaaagccatgtcGTCAGAGTGACTCTGAAAAGACATGAATCGGTCACAAGTCAAAGTCAAACGACAGACGGTGGTCCTGAAGGATGTTCGCCTTCCTGTAGGGGCGACAgaacattttttccattttgggaTAACAATCGAAACACAACTGAAAGAAACGCTCAAACATTGGCGGCTTTGTTTGCAGTGTAGACCCAACTTATCTCTGGTACAGCAAATGCTCGTGAATGTACACTTGGATGAAGAGgagtttagtttaaaaaaactgacCTACAAAAACACTCTGCACTCTATGCCTGGTACGACAGAAAGCCTGTTTCTTCTGTTCAAAACGTCACACTTTGCAGGTCATTTCTAGGGACTCAAAAAGCTAAAACACGTCAGAAACGTAATTCTCAGCTTCTatatttctgctgtttattaGAGCCTTGTGTATCAAACCATCCTATTGTCTCTGACAAACCCTCCGTCAGGTCTTTAAAGTGTCAAAGATGTGTTTCTAAATATAATCATCATGCTTGAAAGTAtttgattaaaatatgaaacacCTGCTCTGAGTGGCTCTGAGATCTGAAACGGTGGAAATGAAATTATGTCCTTCAACAAAACCAGTGCAGTTTGTCGTCACAAGACAAAAtgcacagggataactggcttgtggcggccaagcgttcatagcgacgtcgtttttttttatcctccgATGTCGGCTTTTCcaatcattgtgaagcagaattcaccaagcgttggattgttcacccactaacagggaacggGGGTTGGATTAGATcatcatgagacaggttagttttaccctgctgatgatgtgttgttgcaatagtaatcctacAAGGCAGCAGGGGCACTTTGGCAGGTGATTTCTGTAAAAATCCTGCATGAAACCACTTCCTCAGAGGAACACAAAGGTACATCAAATCAAGCTTTTGGATGTTAACTTGCACCTCGGTCTGGGCGATAAAATGATTCAGATAAATATCGTGAAATAACATATGAAACATTGCCAATAAACTTTTCAATCGATTTGCATTCATCCGCCCTCTGACAGACAACATGAATATCTGCCCTGGATTTATCTCAAACTACCCTCCTTGACTTTGAGCTTCGCAAGAATCTAACACTTTACATTAATGTAAATCTGTAGCTTCGTGATTCTGGAGAGCTTTATCTTTCTGAATGCAGATAATCGGTGAAATGAAGAATAAAAGGCCTCACAGAGGCTCAGTTCGACTTGCTTCAGCtaaagaaagctccttacaatcaGCAGCTTCTCCAACACGAGGAAACATGAGCTAATTATTAACTGTGCAGTTTCGCCATGCTGACTCACTAATGGTCAACTAGGGCAGAGTAAAGAGGCCGCCTCATGCGGGTGGAAGCCAGTAAAGTGCACCACAGGTGGGAGTGCTCGAAACCATCCGGGTCCGTCTTCTTCGGCGCTGGAACGGGGAGGCTCGCTCAGATCTGCCTCAGTGGGACTCCCCGCTACACAGAGACCAGAGAGGAAACGGTCCTGTTCCCAAACACAAACTATTTCCTTCCCCCAGTGACCTGCTCCGTGGGAGCCCTCCGCTCTCATGTCCGGGCACTTTAACAGCTTCAGACGCTGAGCACAGGCCACGCTTTAACGACGCATTACATATCTGGACATGAAGAGCACGAAACACAACCACATGGTTTCTATGCTGTTTTATCAAAAATCATTCACAATGATActattttttgaacatttctgagTTCTACATGAGAAACACTTCATGATATAAACCAAGCTTCTGTTGAAGAGAAAAATAACCACCGAAACATATCGTCTGCAAGACAAAAGTTCAATGTGTGGACGTGAAGAGCATCAATAATCATCGCCTGACAATCATTAGACTATAAATAGACAAATTATCAGGAAGGCTGAGGTTTTAGCGGGTTCTTGTTGCCATAGGAACGCTCCCACCTCCAAAGTGAGGCTTGGGTGGGGTGCTAACGCACCGATCCTGTTAAACTCTTCACCTCTTCCACTGTTCTGACTGGTCAGCTTCGTCATGACAACGAGCAAGCTGAGCTCTGAATTAAAGGCTCCTCGCCTGCAGAGAAAACCATTTCCTGAGACGGCTCGGTGGACGGATCACTGCTGAGTGGCAGCATGTTTAAAAATAAGGCCAGGACACAACGCAAAAAGAAATAGTCTGCTGTGAACTGAAGAATCTTCCACCTGCTACTCTCACTTTAAGGTAATAACCAAGAAACTGCCAGGTGAGTGCATGGAAATGATCTTGAGTCTTGTGATAAGTAAGTAGAAGATGCTCAAGTCTGTCCGTCACAACATTCAACTTTCTCCACACTTAGGGCTACACAGTAGGTGGGACTCTAGTGCAGAGTGGCTCAATCTGAATGGTCAGTTCAGTCATTTTTATCTCCAAAATGCATACGTTGaattaaagatttaaaaaaaaaaaagagaaaaaaaccaacatatcCTTCAGCCTTGGTCATTGAAGGAGCATTAGCTAAAAGCTAAGAGAGAAGAGAAGGTTTTTCAACACATGAGTGCTAAATAAGTTGCTTTATGTGTCAGAGAGAACCAGCCTACATGTTTGGGTTTACCTCTAAAGCCAGGGCGGTCTTGTCGTAGGCGTTGGGCACCCTCTTCTGTACGGCCCTGGCATACACAGGTCCATTCTGGAGATTTGGGAGGGGGGTGGGCTGGGCGTACTGGCTGGGGTCTCCCAGCAGCGGGGCTCCGGACTGGGCCGCGGAGCCGTCAGAGTTCCCCAGCACACCCATACCGGGCGGCGGGGCCCCGGGCGCACCGGGCCCCGCCGCCGAGCTGGGAGAAGCCGGTCGGTACTTCTCCACGTACGGCACCGGGATCATCCCGGTGCGGCCCTCAGAGTTCTGGGCATTCCACCACTGCTCCTCCGGCTTCTCCAGGACTCGGAGAACGTCGCCCTTCCTGAAAGGGAGGTCCTCCTCGTCGTTGCCGGCAAAGTCGAAGAGAGCCCGGACATACTCGTCCTCCAGGCGCGGCGGGGGGCCTCCGCCAGTGCTCATGAACGTGGGGTGACTGGACCTGTTTATGGGCTCTATTAAAGTGGTGGTGTCCAGGTAGTGGATCTTGTAGAACTCTAGCAGAGCGGGCAGCGCGTCGAACTCCTGGTCACCAATCCTGAACCTGGGATGGGCCAGACCTGGTGAGAGATGAGCGAATGATGAAAGAGGAAGACGATGTGAAACACACCCCATCTGCCTTTACATATATGGCCTTTCTATTTGTGTACACAAGCACGCTGGTGGTGATTTCCAGAATGACCAGGAAGCATACGTTTCCTTATTCTCCCCATTTTCCCTCCCTTAAAAGGTTTGCTTCAACAGGAAAGAAGGAAATCGATCTgattttatgcaaaaaaaaaaaaaaaaaaaatacatacttACATGGAGATATAAAAATCAACCCAGGAAAGGTAACGTGTGTTCGAAGTCTGTGCAAACCTGGCAGCCCATGAGCCAGGGCCACAACTTCCATTCACACAGAAACTCCCACcgcccagcagcacacacactcggggGTCTCCTGAAACGGTCTGTTGTGTAACGTCCGCCCCGATCACTCAGATGTGGATCATGCACCAGTGCCTGGCCCGGTGTGCCCCCCACACTGAACGGGGGGAGCTGGAGCCACTGCTGCGCACCTCCTTTTGGTGCAAGTCATGCAAGAACGGTCACATCAGCATCCCCAGCATCCCCAGCAAccccagcccccctcctcctcctccaccacctcccgcTCCCTTACCTGGGCCGGATTGTCGGTTGTTGCTGATGCTGTTGATGATGTAGTGGGAGACTTTGGAGTTCTCCGACACCGACAGCACGTAGTCCCCGGGGCTGGTGATGGAGTCCCGCACCAGGAAGACGCCGTGCCGCTGCCCCTGCAGCAGGGACACCGCCTCCTGCCTGCTCAGCCGACCCCAGTACCAGCTGCTGCGGTCGTCCGCGTCAAAATTTCCGGCCATGATCGCCGCTCCAAAGCCCGAGGCTTCACCGGGGCTTCACCGGGGCTCCACCGAGGCTTCACCGGGGCCTTCCCTGCTCTCCCTCCCGTTCTCCGCCCGCCGAGCCTTCAACTCATACACAAACTTTAGCGCCTGGAGCTCGTTCAGGGAACAGGCGACATCCGCGGCTGGCCGTGTGGGCACGGAGGCTCGGCGGCGTCCGGGAGGAGGGGACCAGCGGGCTGCGCGGTTCAGTGCAGGGGAGTGCGGGGCGCCGCTCGGCTCTGTCCACCGCCTCTCGCCTCTTTTAGCAACAAACTCGCAGCTCGGAGCCACGCAGCGATGACAACTAACTTCAAAAACTGAAATGGCGGATccgggaaaacaaaaaaaaaaaaaaaaaaaaaaaaaaaaggagactcCACGAAGAGGATGTGACGTCGCGTGACGGAGCGACGCTCTCCGCGACGTCCTCGAATAGGAAAATAAAACTTCCGTTTGCGCGATTACTTTAAAAACAAGTATATGACTGGTaaataatgtttacatgtagcttttcatatttattattaaaaaaacacgtTTTAACTATTGCTTAAATATtctacattaaaaaatatagaGAGCAAATTTAGGTTAGTTTTTATTTTGGTGGCGCACTTCCGGTCGTCGTCATGTCGTGATTAGATTTGATAAAATTCTATTAAAAAACAGCGTCTTGATTTCACATGCAGAATAAAAGCTTCAGGTTTTCACTCCACTAGCACTCAAAAGCTCTCAGGTTTCTTTCATAAGTAACTGAGAACTGTCACACCTCAGCCGCTGTTCGGTCCATTGGCCGCTAAGTGTCAGTATTGGATTAAAATCCAAAGTGGACCATGGCTTCAGGTCCTCTGGTCTGACTGGGTTTCGAGTCCCTGATGGCACGAACTTTtcttgtaaacaaaaaaaaaaaaaaaaaaaaaacgggaaaAAATCTCTTATTTTtgtcaaattaaatgaaaccaCGAATTCATTATTACTTAAAACAATATTTGGAGACCACTTTTAATAAACtattctctgtctttctttctttctttctttctgtctttctgtctttcttgaGGTTGGTGTCTTTTTGGAATATGCGCCCTTAACTGCACCTTGACTTTGAATGTGAAAcatgattaaattaaaaaaaaaacactctttgaAGCACATCAACATCCTGTTGTGATCAATACCTAATGACAGAATGATCATTTTGTTCAAAATGTGCAAATTCTGACAAATAAGTCACTCTCTGTTGTCATTGGGTCATATCTATTTAATTGAATTACTGTATTTCAGAATGTCTGAGGAAAATTATTCTCAGCCTCATATTTTATCCAGATTGTGGATATTAGAGTGTCTGGTGGTCAGACGATATTTTCTGATGGGCTGTGATATTGTCAAGTTTTACTGGTTTATACTATTtccggtaaaaaaaaaaaaaaaaagaattatgtgaaaaaaaaatgaggtgaatgttttaatttaaaaaaaatatataaagaaaaagactttttttctaCTGGATTTATTGAAATCATAATcaagacaaatgaaaataataacatAAGCATTATACTGAACGCTACTCATCACAGTCTTCCAAATGCAGTCTGAGATCTCAGCTGATCCTCAACCAGCCGGAGGATCAGCTCGTCTCTTCTTCACCTCAGCTACCCCTCAGGTCAGATCGTTTTAGATCCAATacacatcttaaaaaaaagcacaaggaAAAGGCAGATTTTTCCTATCATCTGTggataaacagagaaaataatgaGGTCTTACAGTATTTCTTTGAACCAAACCGTGGAGGAAAAGCAAGACAATGTATTGAGAATAATGTAGAGgtaaagacacaaacaaaagaatAGAAGGGAATACATATAAAGAGAAAAGCTACAACCTCTCAGATccatttttatttacttcacaATATCAAGTCTTGTGAATAGCTTCATTGTCTTTGCCTGTGGCAGCcagcaaagcattctgggagaGAAAATCACCAAACTACAAAATCAGACTAGTATAAACACAGAACTGCAGGAAATGAAGTGGAGTCGACCAGCACGAacgtttgtgtgtctgtatcgTCAAACCATTTCAAACGGATCTGTACATCTGTGTGGACGAACCGCTCCCGTTCTCCTTCCTTTGATGCGCTCTGACCTTTACATAAAAGCAGACAAAAGCAGAGTTTGACGTCTGCTGTCCGTCACTCGCGGACCAGAAGCTTTAACAGAAAAACCTGAGAGTCAAACCTGTGAGCCTCCAGCCCCGAAACCCACAGATTTCAGTCTGAGCTCACCGCTTCACCGTCCGTGAAGCGTTCGAGGATGACTTTCCTCCCCACAGCTTCAACGTGACCTCCGCTTAAAGGGTTTCGCTGTAACGAGATGTTGAAGATGGATTAGCGGCTCGTTTTAAAAGGTAGATTAAAGGGACGCTTCTCTTTGTAGTCAGCTTCAAGTGCAACGCCagcctgacttttttttttttttttttccccagggtGGCTCGTGTTAATGAGGTGAAAGCGAGCCGTCTGCTGTGGAGAAAGCCGGAGAAAGATGCAGGTGTGCCGCGCCAGGTGAGAAATGCGCACTGGAGGGAACGTCCACGTCTACGGCAAGACGTCAGGCCTGCAGGAGGAGTCAGTAACTTCTCCAAGTGAGCTGGGCGTTCGACCTGCTGCTCAACGATCGAGACTGTTGGTGCTGAATCCAGACTGATTAGAAACCAATCCGTTCCACAGctacagcaagaaaaaaaaaaaaaaaaaaaaaaggattttcccATCTCATATAACTTAATGATGTTGGGCATTCGTAGTAAAAGTGAACAAACCCTAATTTAAAGGAGGATGTCGGACAATCTTCTATTCTAACTATTCAAAGAGCCATACACATACGGTCATTTCAGAATTCTCTTCTCAAGAGACAATGCATCACTTTtatgataaaaatgttttttttttttttttttttgcaggataATAGTTCCATGTGGTGATTAGGATaagaaaacatgattttgaAAGATTTCTAAGGCATCCAGAGAATACTCACTAatttaaagatgtgtttttttcactgagACATAAAATACATGGACATTTCTGTTAGTTTTACTCTATTAAGCTGATTTTCATTACAAGGAAATTACATTTAGATGCATTTTTGTAAATACCGATTTTAACAAGTCACAAAAAGTATGtctttaaatattattttactCCCAAGTAATGACATTGTccatttcaaaatatttcaacaaGTTTACAATAAAGGGTTAACTTCTTTGCACCAGGAAAACGACGGGGAAAGTTTTCTTTCCAACAAGATGGCTCATTCAGA
The sequence above is a segment of the Salarias fasciatus chromosome 14, fSalaFa1.1, whole genome shotgun sequence genome. Coding sequences within it:
- the crk gene encoding adapter molecule crk translates to MAGNFDADDRSSWYWGRLSRQEAVSLLQGQRHGVFLVRDSITSPGDYVLSVSENSKVSHYIINSISNNRQSGPGLAHPRFRIGDQEFDALPALLEFYKIHYLDTTTLIEPINRSSHPTFMSTGGGPPPRLEDEYVRALFDFAGNDEEDLPFRKGDVLRVLEKPEEQWWNAQNSEGRTGMIPVPYVEKYRPASPSSAAGPGAPGAPPPGMGVLGNSDGSAAQSGAPLLGDPSQYAQPTPLPNLQNGPVYARAVQKRVPNAYDKTALALEVGDMVKVTKINVNGQWEGECKGKRGHFPFTHVKLLDQHNAEDELS